One stretch of Plutella xylostella chromosome 15, ilPluXylo3.1, whole genome shotgun sequence DNA includes these proteins:
- the LOC105383558 gene encoding ATP-dependent RNA helicase bel isoform X1, protein MSNVTNQNGTGLEQQLAGLDLQSQAPKSTGRYIPPHLRRQLTTNAPQDTDEVSCLPGDESKGRSDARSGDSRDRAYGGGGGGGGSARYDRGGRRDERSDRDGYDSRYPRRDRPADAPASRDGGSQNGDSDRWSESTERWPERRGGREPTRDIRRDEDFQPREQQEPPKPGNDRWKEPERSADDRGSSRWASDDVRRGGGGGGRGGRDENDWTIPLPRDERVELELFGTGNTGINFSKYEDIPVEASGDRVPDFITSFDDVNLTDIMRQNIASARYDKPTPVQKYAIPIVCGRRDVMACAQTGSGKTAAFLVPILNQMYEAGPVKHTGQFQRRKQYPLGLVLAPTRELATQIFDEARKFAYRSRVRPCVVYGGSPIHEQFRELERGCHLLVATPGRLVDMLTRGRVALDHCRHLVLDEADRMLDMGFEPQIRKIVEGHTMPKTGDRQTLMFSATFPKQIQVLAQDFLSNYVFLAVGRVGSTSENITQKVVWVEESQKRSFLLDLLNASNLLRSSRPEEDQLTLVFVETKKGADQLEEYLDHEGYPVTSIHGDRTQREREEALRRFRTGQTPILVATAVAARGLDIPHVRHVINFDLPSDVEEYVHRIGRTGRMGNLGVATSFFNDSNRGLARDLIELLVEAKQDVPNWLTSCAADGRSGGGGRRAGSRSGGGSGNRFGGSGFGARDFRTQPRTATRSGGPSMGGGFGYGGGGGSYGGSYGGSYGGGGGGGGGGGGPDWWDS, encoded by the exons ATGAGTAATGTTACCAACCAAAATGGAACAGGTCTAGAGCAGCAG CTTGCTGGTCTGGACTTGCAGTCCCAGGCTCCCAAGAGCACTGGACGCTACATCCCTCCGCACCTCCGCAGGCAGCTGACGACCAACGCTCCACAGG ACACTGATGAGGTGAGTTGTTTGCCAGGCGACGAGTCGAAGGGGCGTTCGGACGCGCGCAGCGGCGACAGTCGCGACCGCGcgtacggcggcggcggcggcggcggcggcagcgcgcGCTACGaccgcggcgggcggcgcgacGAGCGGTCGGACCGCGACGGGTACGACTCGCGGTACCCACGGCGCGACCGGCCTG CGGACGCGCCGGCGTCCCGTGACGGCGGCAGTCAGAATGGCGACTCTGACCGCTGGTCCGAGTCCACGGAGCGCTGGCCCGAGCGCCGCGGCGGCCGCGAGCCCACTCGCGACATCCGACGCGATGAGGACTTTCAG CCACGCGAGCAGCAGGAGCCCCCGAAGCCGGGCAACGACCGCTGGAAGGAGCCGGAGCGCTCGGCTGATGACCGCGGGAGCTCGCGCTGGGCGTCCGACGACGTgcgccgcggcggcggcggcggcggcagagGCGGTCGCGATGAG AACGACTGGACGATCCCGCTGCCGCGCGACGAGCGTGTGGAGCTGGAGCTGTTCGGCACCGGCAACACCGGCATCAACTTCAGCAAGTATGAGGACATACCGGTGGAGGCCAGCGGCGACCGCGTGCCCGACTTTATTACTAGC TTCGACGACGTCAACCTGACAGACATAATGCGTCAGAACATCGCGTCGGCGCGCTACGACAAGCCGACGCCGGTGCAGAAGTACGCGATCCCGATCGTGTGCGGGCGCCGCGACGTGATGGCGTGCGCGCAGACCGGCTCGGGCAAGACGGCCGCCTTCCTCGTGCCCATCCTCAACCAGATGTACGAGGCCGGGCCCGTCAAGCACACCGG GCAGTTCCAGCGGCGTAAGCAGTACCCGCTGGGGCTGGTGCTGGCGCCCACGCGCGAGCTCGCCACGCAGATCTTCGACGAGGCGCGCAAGTTCGCCTACCGCTCGCGAGTGCGCCCCTGCGTCGT CTACGGAGGTTCCCCGATCCACGAGCAGTTCCGCGAACTAGAGCGCGGCTGCCACCTCCTCGTGGCCACGCCCGGTCGCCTGGTGGACATGCTGACCCGCGGCCGCGTGGCGCTGGACCACTGCCGCCATCTCGTGCTCGACGAGGCCGACCGCATGCTCGACATGGGCTTCGAGCCGCAGATCCGAAAGATCGTCGAGGGCCACACGATGCCCAAGACCGGCGACCGCCAGACGCTCATGTTCTCCGCCACGTTCCCCAAGCAGATCCAGGTGTTGGCGCAGGACTTCCTGAGCAACTACGTGTTCTTGGCGGTCGGGCGGGTCGGGTCCACGTCCGAGAATATTACCCAGAAG GTTGTCTGGGTAGAAGAGTCACAAAAGCGTTCCTTCCTCCTGGATCTTCTAAATGCTTCCAACCTGCTCCGCAGTTCGCGCCCCGAAGAGGATCAATTGACCCTTGTCTTTGTTGAGACTAAGAAAG GCGCGGACCAGCTGGAGGAGTACCTGGACCACGAGGGCTACCCGGTGACGTCGATCCACGGCGACCGCACGCAGCGCGAGCGCGAGGAGGCGCTGCGCCGCTTCCGCACCGGGCAGACGCCCATACTCGTCGCCACCGCTGTCGCCGCTAGAG GTCTGGACATCCCGCACGTGCGTCACGTGATCAACTTCGACCTGCCTTCGGACGTGGAGGAGTATGTCCACCGCATCGGTCGTACAGGGCGCATGGGCAACCTGGGCGTGGCCACGTCCTTCTTCAACGACTCCAACCGCGGCCTCGCGCGGGACCTCATCGAGCTTCTGGTGGAGGCCAAGCAGGATGTGCCCAA TTGGCTGACAAGCTGCGCAGCCGACGGGCgctcgggcggcggcgggcggcgcgcgggctcGCGCTCGGGCGGCGGCTCCGGCAACCGCTTCGGGGGCAGCGGCTTCGGCGCTCGGGACTTCCGTACCCAGCCGCGCACCGCCACGCGCTCCGGCGGACCCTCCATGGGCGGAG
- the LOC105383558 gene encoding ATP-dependent RNA helicase bel isoform X3, which produces MSNVTNQNGTGLEQQLAGLDLQSQAPKSTGRYIPPHLRRQLTTNAPQGDESKGRSDARSGDSRDRAYGGGGGGGGSARYDRGGRRDERSDRDGYDSRYPRRDRPADAPASRDGGSQNGDSDRWSESTERWPERRGGREPTRDIRRDEDFQPREQQEPPKPGNDRWKEPERSADDRGSSRWASDDVRRGGGGGGRGGRDENDWTIPLPRDERVELELFGTGNTGINFSKYEDIPVEASGDRVPDFITSFDDVNLTDIMRQNIASARYDKPTPVQKYAIPIVCGRRDVMACAQTGSGKTAAFLVPILNQMYEAGPVKHTGQFQRRKQYPLGLVLAPTRELATQIFDEARKFAYRSRVRPCVVYGGSPIHEQFRELERGCHLLVATPGRLVDMLTRGRVALDHCRHLVLDEADRMLDMGFEPQIRKIVEGHTMPKTGDRQTLMFSATFPKQIQVLAQDFLSNYVFLAVGRVGSTSENITQKVVWVEESQKRSFLLDLLNASNLLRSSRPEEDQLTLVFVETKKGADQLEEYLDHEGYPVTSIHGDRTQREREEALRRFRTGQTPILVATAVAARGLDIPHVRHVINFDLPSDVEEYVHRIGRTGRMGNLGVATSFFNDSNRGLARDLIELLVEAKQDVPNWLTSCAADGRSGGGGRRAGSRSGGGSGNRFGGSGFGARDFRTQPRTATRSGGPSMGGGFGYGGGGGSYGGSYGGSYGGGGGGGGGGGGPDWWDS; this is translated from the exons ATGAGTAATGTTACCAACCAAAATGGAACAGGTCTAGAGCAGCAG CTTGCTGGTCTGGACTTGCAGTCCCAGGCTCCCAAGAGCACTGGACGCTACATCCCTCCGCACCTCCGCAGGCAGCTGACGACCAACGCTCCACAGG GCGACGAGTCGAAGGGGCGTTCGGACGCGCGCAGCGGCGACAGTCGCGACCGCGcgtacggcggcggcggcggcggcggcggcagcgcgcGCTACGaccgcggcgggcggcgcgacGAGCGGTCGGACCGCGACGGGTACGACTCGCGGTACCCACGGCGCGACCGGCCTG CGGACGCGCCGGCGTCCCGTGACGGCGGCAGTCAGAATGGCGACTCTGACCGCTGGTCCGAGTCCACGGAGCGCTGGCCCGAGCGCCGCGGCGGCCGCGAGCCCACTCGCGACATCCGACGCGATGAGGACTTTCAG CCACGCGAGCAGCAGGAGCCCCCGAAGCCGGGCAACGACCGCTGGAAGGAGCCGGAGCGCTCGGCTGATGACCGCGGGAGCTCGCGCTGGGCGTCCGACGACGTgcgccgcggcggcggcggcggcggcagagGCGGTCGCGATGAG AACGACTGGACGATCCCGCTGCCGCGCGACGAGCGTGTGGAGCTGGAGCTGTTCGGCACCGGCAACACCGGCATCAACTTCAGCAAGTATGAGGACATACCGGTGGAGGCCAGCGGCGACCGCGTGCCCGACTTTATTACTAGC TTCGACGACGTCAACCTGACAGACATAATGCGTCAGAACATCGCGTCGGCGCGCTACGACAAGCCGACGCCGGTGCAGAAGTACGCGATCCCGATCGTGTGCGGGCGCCGCGACGTGATGGCGTGCGCGCAGACCGGCTCGGGCAAGACGGCCGCCTTCCTCGTGCCCATCCTCAACCAGATGTACGAGGCCGGGCCCGTCAAGCACACCGG GCAGTTCCAGCGGCGTAAGCAGTACCCGCTGGGGCTGGTGCTGGCGCCCACGCGCGAGCTCGCCACGCAGATCTTCGACGAGGCGCGCAAGTTCGCCTACCGCTCGCGAGTGCGCCCCTGCGTCGT CTACGGAGGTTCCCCGATCCACGAGCAGTTCCGCGAACTAGAGCGCGGCTGCCACCTCCTCGTGGCCACGCCCGGTCGCCTGGTGGACATGCTGACCCGCGGCCGCGTGGCGCTGGACCACTGCCGCCATCTCGTGCTCGACGAGGCCGACCGCATGCTCGACATGGGCTTCGAGCCGCAGATCCGAAAGATCGTCGAGGGCCACACGATGCCCAAGACCGGCGACCGCCAGACGCTCATGTTCTCCGCCACGTTCCCCAAGCAGATCCAGGTGTTGGCGCAGGACTTCCTGAGCAACTACGTGTTCTTGGCGGTCGGGCGGGTCGGGTCCACGTCCGAGAATATTACCCAGAAG GTTGTCTGGGTAGAAGAGTCACAAAAGCGTTCCTTCCTCCTGGATCTTCTAAATGCTTCCAACCTGCTCCGCAGTTCGCGCCCCGAAGAGGATCAATTGACCCTTGTCTTTGTTGAGACTAAGAAAG GCGCGGACCAGCTGGAGGAGTACCTGGACCACGAGGGCTACCCGGTGACGTCGATCCACGGCGACCGCACGCAGCGCGAGCGCGAGGAGGCGCTGCGCCGCTTCCGCACCGGGCAGACGCCCATACTCGTCGCCACCGCTGTCGCCGCTAGAG GTCTGGACATCCCGCACGTGCGTCACGTGATCAACTTCGACCTGCCTTCGGACGTGGAGGAGTATGTCCACCGCATCGGTCGTACAGGGCGCATGGGCAACCTGGGCGTGGCCACGTCCTTCTTCAACGACTCCAACCGCGGCCTCGCGCGGGACCTCATCGAGCTTCTGGTGGAGGCCAAGCAGGATGTGCCCAA TTGGCTGACAAGCTGCGCAGCCGACGGGCgctcgggcggcggcgggcggcgcgcgggctcGCGCTCGGGCGGCGGCTCCGGCAACCGCTTCGGGGGCAGCGGCTTCGGCGCTCGGGACTTCCGTACCCAGCCGCGCACCGCCACGCGCTCCGGCGGACCCTCCATGGGCGGAG
- the LOC105383558 gene encoding ATP-dependent RNA helicase bel isoform X2, which translates to MSNVTNQNGTGLEQQLAGLDLQSQAPKSTGRYIPPHLRRQLTTNAPQDTDEVSCLPGDESKGRSDARSGDSRDRAYGGGGGGGGSARYDRGGRRDERSDRDGYDSRYPRRDRPDAPASRDGGSQNGDSDRWSESTERWPERRGGREPTRDIRRDEDFQPREQQEPPKPGNDRWKEPERSADDRGSSRWASDDVRRGGGGGGRGGRDENDWTIPLPRDERVELELFGTGNTGINFSKYEDIPVEASGDRVPDFITSFDDVNLTDIMRQNIASARYDKPTPVQKYAIPIVCGRRDVMACAQTGSGKTAAFLVPILNQMYEAGPVKHTGQFQRRKQYPLGLVLAPTRELATQIFDEARKFAYRSRVRPCVVYGGSPIHEQFRELERGCHLLVATPGRLVDMLTRGRVALDHCRHLVLDEADRMLDMGFEPQIRKIVEGHTMPKTGDRQTLMFSATFPKQIQVLAQDFLSNYVFLAVGRVGSTSENITQKVVWVEESQKRSFLLDLLNASNLLRSSRPEEDQLTLVFVETKKGADQLEEYLDHEGYPVTSIHGDRTQREREEALRRFRTGQTPILVATAVAARGLDIPHVRHVINFDLPSDVEEYVHRIGRTGRMGNLGVATSFFNDSNRGLARDLIELLVEAKQDVPNWLTSCAADGRSGGGGRRAGSRSGGGSGNRFGGSGFGARDFRTQPRTATRSGGPSMGGGFGYGGGGGSYGGSYGGSYGGGGGGGGGGGGPDWWDS; encoded by the exons ATGAGTAATGTTACCAACCAAAATGGAACAGGTCTAGAGCAGCAG CTTGCTGGTCTGGACTTGCAGTCCCAGGCTCCCAAGAGCACTGGACGCTACATCCCTCCGCACCTCCGCAGGCAGCTGACGACCAACGCTCCACAGG ACACTGATGAGGTGAGTTGTTTGCCAGGCGACGAGTCGAAGGGGCGTTCGGACGCGCGCAGCGGCGACAGTCGCGACCGCGcgtacggcggcggcggcggcggcggcggcagcgcgcGCTACGaccgcggcgggcggcgcgacGAGCGGTCGGACCGCGACGGGTACGACTCGCGGTACCCACGGCGCGACCGGCCTG ACGCGCCGGCGTCCCGTGACGGCGGCAGTCAGAATGGCGACTCTGACCGCTGGTCCGAGTCCACGGAGCGCTGGCCCGAGCGCCGCGGCGGCCGCGAGCCCACTCGCGACATCCGACGCGATGAGGACTTTCAG CCACGCGAGCAGCAGGAGCCCCCGAAGCCGGGCAACGACCGCTGGAAGGAGCCGGAGCGCTCGGCTGATGACCGCGGGAGCTCGCGCTGGGCGTCCGACGACGTgcgccgcggcggcggcggcggcggcagagGCGGTCGCGATGAG AACGACTGGACGATCCCGCTGCCGCGCGACGAGCGTGTGGAGCTGGAGCTGTTCGGCACCGGCAACACCGGCATCAACTTCAGCAAGTATGAGGACATACCGGTGGAGGCCAGCGGCGACCGCGTGCCCGACTTTATTACTAGC TTCGACGACGTCAACCTGACAGACATAATGCGTCAGAACATCGCGTCGGCGCGCTACGACAAGCCGACGCCGGTGCAGAAGTACGCGATCCCGATCGTGTGCGGGCGCCGCGACGTGATGGCGTGCGCGCAGACCGGCTCGGGCAAGACGGCCGCCTTCCTCGTGCCCATCCTCAACCAGATGTACGAGGCCGGGCCCGTCAAGCACACCGG GCAGTTCCAGCGGCGTAAGCAGTACCCGCTGGGGCTGGTGCTGGCGCCCACGCGCGAGCTCGCCACGCAGATCTTCGACGAGGCGCGCAAGTTCGCCTACCGCTCGCGAGTGCGCCCCTGCGTCGT CTACGGAGGTTCCCCGATCCACGAGCAGTTCCGCGAACTAGAGCGCGGCTGCCACCTCCTCGTGGCCACGCCCGGTCGCCTGGTGGACATGCTGACCCGCGGCCGCGTGGCGCTGGACCACTGCCGCCATCTCGTGCTCGACGAGGCCGACCGCATGCTCGACATGGGCTTCGAGCCGCAGATCCGAAAGATCGTCGAGGGCCACACGATGCCCAAGACCGGCGACCGCCAGACGCTCATGTTCTCCGCCACGTTCCCCAAGCAGATCCAGGTGTTGGCGCAGGACTTCCTGAGCAACTACGTGTTCTTGGCGGTCGGGCGGGTCGGGTCCACGTCCGAGAATATTACCCAGAAG GTTGTCTGGGTAGAAGAGTCACAAAAGCGTTCCTTCCTCCTGGATCTTCTAAATGCTTCCAACCTGCTCCGCAGTTCGCGCCCCGAAGAGGATCAATTGACCCTTGTCTTTGTTGAGACTAAGAAAG GCGCGGACCAGCTGGAGGAGTACCTGGACCACGAGGGCTACCCGGTGACGTCGATCCACGGCGACCGCACGCAGCGCGAGCGCGAGGAGGCGCTGCGCCGCTTCCGCACCGGGCAGACGCCCATACTCGTCGCCACCGCTGTCGCCGCTAGAG GTCTGGACATCCCGCACGTGCGTCACGTGATCAACTTCGACCTGCCTTCGGACGTGGAGGAGTATGTCCACCGCATCGGTCGTACAGGGCGCATGGGCAACCTGGGCGTGGCCACGTCCTTCTTCAACGACTCCAACCGCGGCCTCGCGCGGGACCTCATCGAGCTTCTGGTGGAGGCCAAGCAGGATGTGCCCAA TTGGCTGACAAGCTGCGCAGCCGACGGGCgctcgggcggcggcgggcggcgcgcgggctcGCGCTCGGGCGGCGGCTCCGGCAACCGCTTCGGGGGCAGCGGCTTCGGCGCTCGGGACTTCCGTACCCAGCCGCGCACCGCCACGCGCTCCGGCGGACCCTCCATGGGCGGAG